DNA sequence from the Tachysurus fulvidraco isolate hzauxx_2018 chromosome 1, HZAU_PFXX_2.0, whole genome shotgun sequence genome:
ACATGGGGGAAAATAGTTCTCTGATCAAGTTTACATTGTGTTGGCTGCTCAGAAATTCACTTacattacagaaaaataatatatattctgTGAACACATGtctatttttctctccttcttatTCCATTGGCTGGACTGGGATGTATGACTTATTTTGGCTTTTCTCCCATTCTTTCTTATCTTTAGTACTGTGACTGTATTTGTATTACTTGCTCCAGTATAAAGTCCCAGATCAGCATGCTCTCTTTCATTCTGCCCAAAGTTCACCGCACACCATCATGCCTATTGATTTCAGTGGGACGTGGGTTCTGgagaaaaatgaaaactttGAGGATTACATGAAAATACTCAGTAAGCCCCAATGATAAGTGTAATATTATATGTAATGTTTCTTTTCTGGTACATTTGGTGCTTGCAGATTGATTGCAAGATCACCTCTGTCCAGTcgcatcatatatatatatatatttttttttttgtagacattGATTTGGTTACTCGGAAGATTGCCATTCATTTGTCTCAAACCAAAGTTATTATTCTGGATGGAGACAAGCTTACAATAAATACACTCAGCACCTTCAGGAACTATGAGATGACCTTGACAATTGGGGAGGAGTTTGATGAGTATACCAAGGGACTTGACAACAGAATGCTTAAGGTAGGTGTGAATATGTAAcccagtttttttatttttttaatggccAGGCCTTTGACATTTTACATCAATGCCACTACATGACTCATGTATTTGTCATGCATATGtcttttgtacagtatatgactcaagatatatgatatagttttatatatagaCATGCTATAACTAACAAGATAGTTCTGAAAATCCTGGAGATGGTGTAAAATGGGAGAAAACAACCGTTCATAGTTGTTGTAATGTGGTATTATAGGATGTATAtaaagtgataacaggaactggTTTTACAGATGATCCCCAACTCTAACTGTAAatctaaacagataaaaagtatgatgtaTCATTCTTTAATAACACATACTAATTGTTAGCAAATTGgagtggtataagaggaataacaccacagaatgAGCTGTTATTGGAATATCATGGAGTAGTTGACTATAACCTTATTATATTTGGAGTGGCACATCAGAAaagtcaaaacaaaaatatgatcCTGGCAAAGCTCTGGGTTGGTGCAAGAGCTACTGTACTAGCCAGTCATCGGTccctgtgagctcatgtatgcagaagTGGTAGAGATAACAGTTTCCCAGAGCAAGCTGCCCTCTAACATAAAAATtgtatgttgtgtctgatgtccTGAAACACGGCTGCTGTGTTAGAACTAACCACATAACATCTGAAATCTTCCCTTGCTTGCCTGCTCACTCACTGGATCATATACACCACTGACAACTAACAAGAATCTTGCATGAGTAACAGCACATTCTGTATtgtttaattacaaattaaacagTTATACTTTATGACACAGCCATTAAACAATCACGGTATCAAAAAGATCGCtcgacagattttttttttttttcttttaaacctaAAAAAAGTCCTCTATATATTTGAAAGCACTATattcgttgttgttttttttctctattataTTCGACTGGTAATTAAAGCTTGTTGTGTGcaaaatgttcattattttacGAAACACTGTGAATGCAATTTCACTGTGAGAACAGACTTTGGTCAGCTGGCAGGGCGAGACATTGGTGTGCACACAAAAGGGAGAAAAGGCCAACCGTGGATGGAAGCACTGGATAGAGGGAGATAAACTACACTTGGTAAGCCTGGAGTGATTCAGTTACTGTCTTTCTAtcactgtctttctttctaGTTACTACCATTCTATCACCACTGTATCAGTTGTTTTTCTGTTATGAACTTATTTTTGCAGGAGCTGTATTGTGAAGACGTTGTTTGTCATCAAGTGTTCGGGAGAAAGCAGTAGTGTCTACTATGATGGtcactaaaaaagaaaataatcaagcCTATTTTTTGTCAggaattaaaatgacaataaaagtatATGTAATATTAGGTGTAATGATGGTCATTtacattgtattaaaaaaattcaaatttctgacactgaaatatttaattcatgatgtgtttaaatttgttttgtttgtttgtttaagccAGTTACAAATTTTGTttgctagcttgttgctaatcTCACagcacctcacacactcttttaaCGAGCATGCGCACAAAAAAAGGCTCGCGCGTAGACATGCCATGCCGTCCTcgtgcaaaacaaacaaacaaacaaataaatagtaaaCAGTTCGCAGTCAAAATAACagtcaaattaaaataataatttgtaaaaacaaaacaaaaaataaacaacagacaTGCCGcctttattttaccaaaatattTCCCCTACCCACGTGACCATACATATTCGATTGATTGATGAACTATAAACTCATTAGCGGCATCTAGTGGTCGATATTGAAGGTACGAAGGACTAGATGTGATGGGATAATTAAAGATTAATAGCTGCATTCGTATCTTTGACCACCAGATGTCACTAAACATGCTGAAAAGTTTCagtcattttaaaagaattcCTTCAttgatctacatttacatttaaagtgctagtttaagtgtctCAGGAAGAGACACTTGAAAGTTCATTGTTCAGTAAACACTTAATCTTGGTCAGGATGGatctcaaagtgtgtgtgtgtgtgtgtgtgtgtgtgtgtgtgtgtgtgtgtgtgtgtgttatatacacataaatatataaacacaagtTTTCTCCAACAATACTGTAGTTCATCATGGATTAGCTCAGCATTGGCTGAGGTTGTAACATGTAATGCTAATTTTACTTGGAATAAAAACATATAGACGCATCAGACTTTTGTGTGGAAATGAATGAAGACCATTCTTTTAGAGATTTGTGATACAAACCTAGATAACTAAAGAAAAAcaggccttttttttaaaatgaacctaatcttctatattatattatattttctttgtaAGCAAGtcaagaaagaataaaagaataagtaaataaaatataacctcCCAATAGCTAACAATTCATTTAGTATATTAACTGATTAGTAGTTTAGTTAATtcgttaatgtttaaaaagccTCCAAATAGATATTTTTACGTGAATGGTATAATGTAACTTTAagtgtgtattattttattttaattgacaTCCCATTCAAAAACCATTACTGTTATAAGAACCTCCAATTTTATGGGAAGGTTTTCTATTAGATTCTGGAGTATGGCTGTAGGGATTACTGCTCATTCGGCCACATGTACATAAACGAAAGTTATTCACCGATGTTGGATGAGTGTATTTGGCATTCCAgttggtgttcagtggggtgtTGAGGTCAGGGACAAATGAGTTCAACCACATTTTTCAAGTttgacaaaccatgtcttcatcaAAATCAGAATCAGTACCAAgattggccaataaacctgattctgatgttGATTCTGATATTAGAGGTGTCCATATACTTTTGTCTATAAAGGATATATAACATTACAAATACCTGGGTGTTCATCTGCAcagcaaactggactggacagacaaTACTGACGGAATCTATAAGAAAGGACAGAGCAGACTCTTTCTGCTGAGGAGACTGAGGTCTTTTGGAGTGCAGGGAGAGCAACTGAATAccttttttgactctgtggtggcctcagccatattctatggtgtggtatCCTGGTGCAGAAGCAGCTCTACTGCAtaaaggaagagactggacaagctgatcaggaaaACCAGTTCAGTCCTGAGGATTTCtttggacactgtacaggaggtgggagaaaggaggatgacGGTTTCATCTTTGAGCatctccttcagtgacagacggttacatcctaagtgtctgaaggagcgatacagacggtcttttctccctgttGCTATTAGACTGAACAATTAAGCTGCTCAGGGAAAcagtcaccataattacacactggattactgtttaactgcaataataacaatgacaaagtattttaaacaacacatgtgcaataacagaacatttaaaaacgtggaatattacctgtgtgcaatatgtctgttagtgtaactacttactcgtggtctcttttttcttctttgtatttatacattgtgttgtatatatatatatatatatatatatatatatatatatatatatatatatatatatatatatatatatatatatatttgcatttctttttcttagcTGCTGTAAAAAGAAATTTCCCCactgtgggatgaataaaggtatatcttatctcatctttttcattcattttctaccgctttatccgaacttctcgggtcacgggaagcctgtgcctctctcaggcatcaaggcaggatacaccctgggcagagtgccaacccatcgcagggcacactctcattcactggacaatttttccagagatgccaatcaaaataccatgcatgtctttggaggaaaccggagtacccggaggaaacccccaaggcacggggagaacatgcaaactccacacacacaaggcggaggcgggaatcgaacccccaaccctggaggtgtgaggcaaacattctaaccactaagccaccatgcccccttatctcatcttatcttattCTTTCAATAAACCATTTGTATGTATCCACCTATCAAACAAACTAATGAACTGTAAGGACCGTTTTGAGTTACTggaggtactgtactgtagctcaCAAGTACTTTCCCATAATGCTCTCTATTTCCACGTCAACACTTCCGACAACACGTTTCAGGAAGTTCCACGTCAGATTTGCCGTGTAGAGAAAACTTGTGTCAAGCAGCGTCGCAACATCAGTTATAAGAGAAAAGCGCAACAAGAGCAGACATGGTGAGTGCAACCGTGCTGGTATTCATTTAATCACAAATAAATATGTAGTTAATGGAGTTAGCAGCATAGCTAGCGGTGCTAAACCGGAGGCTGTAGGGCCACATAGACGGGATGCTAACATttgtgctaatgctaacgctaacagtagtgctaatgctaatattctgtgacttgggttttcttctctctctctctctctctctctctctctctctctcttattttattttattgtattttttgcttGGTGCTTTCGTCTGAATAATTATAAGGGATTTTAATTTTAGGGATATGTCATTTGGGAACTGTTTGCAGTCAGTTAATTCATGTATTAGCTTCTTAGCTTGTTTGCTAACTAGATTCTTAGCCTACTCTgcttttatttagttagttgGTGAACGTTCATTGATAActatatgaagaagaaaaaaaacaataataataataataataataataataataataataataatagccgATTAGGTATAGATGATTATGGCATagatgtatttgtgttttggtATCGTTTGGAGCGTTTAATGCTAAATGATAATGTGCAACAGAAAATGGCGTTgtttcagaatcaggtttattggccaagtgtgttgatgttgacacacacaaggaatttggttccagctgtttgtgactctcaaacgtacagacataaataacactatactatacaagacaatataatacagactatacacaacaatacagatgatgtgatacaatatagacagtatgagtattctGCTTCATATATCTTGCAGGCTGATGCAGGGTTGTTAGCTAAAATCCTGCTTTTCAGATTTTCAGAGTAGCTACATATGGTATTCTGATCTCTTTTGTCAGTAGGTTCCTGGCCTGCTTATTATACAGAGCTTTGTCCTCCTCTCTGTAGGTGTCTTCCTTGGCGTGTCAAAGTTTTTTAAGTTTGGCTGTGAACCATGGCTTTTTGTTACTGTATTTTCAgatggtacacacacatatcttcACAAAAGCTGATGTAAGatgtctctgtgtcagtcaGTTCATCCAGGATGTCAGTTCCAGCCTAAAAGATACTCCAATCAGTGCAGTCTTGTAGTTCTTGCTTTTCCTCACTGGTTGGTCTCTTCACTGTTTTGACTACAGACTTAGAAGTTGTTAGTTTCTGCCTGTATGTTGGATTAAGATGGACCAAGCAGTGATCTGAGTTCCCCAAGGCTGCCCTGGGTACAGAGCGATAAGCATCCTTAAGAATTGTGTAGCAATGatccagtgtatttttcttccttGTGGGACAATTaatatgctgtctgtatttgtgaAGTTCAAGTGTTAGTTTTGCTCTGTTAAAGTCTCCAAGAGTAATAAAAAGAGAATCCGGATTATTTTGCTCCAATCCAGATATTTGGCTTTCCAGGTTTTGCAGTGCATCATGAATCAAGTTCCTGATATCACTTATATTACAGAGGATATAAATAGAATTCTCTTGGTTTCTGTCTGTCGAAttacacaagacaaaaaaaaatacgttCCTTTTCCCATGTTACCTAGAAGCTAAATTCTTAACAGCTTTATCTCTTACTCGAAGGAAGCATAGTTGGGTTCTCGATTCTCTGATTGGTCATTTAACGTTAGCTCTGAAGGTAGAGCGGAGAATGAGGCGAATCACAGGATTATGTTATTAATGCACTTGATTTCAGGGgtgttattgtttccatagtaacagctcttGCATGATGGAAGTTTCATTTAATGTAATGCTGGTAAAATTGTGGCTTAATCTTGAGTGTATTTGTCCTAAAGTGTATTTGTGGCTCGAGTCCACACATTGTGTTTCACAGtttacgttttttttatttcctgtagCCTCTCAGGCTGGACATCAAGCGCAAGCTTACAGCTCGGTCAGACCGAGTCAAAAGCGTGGATCTCCATCCCACCGAGCCATGGATGCTGGCCAGTCTCTACAACGGCAGCGTGTGCGTCTGGAACCACGAAACACAAGTGAGCACAATGCTGTTGCATTCACGATTCACATCAAACATAGAGTATAGAGAACTTCTACAAttctacacactctctcattgaATATTATTCTTTTGTACTATCGCAGACCTTGGTGAAGACATTTGAAGTGTGTGACGTTCCAGTAAGAGCTGCAAAGTTTGTTGCTCGGAAGAACTGGGTCATAACCGGAGCAGTAAGTAATGTTGCTTACAAattgtttcaaatatttatttgcgCAAGGCAAAAGTCTGATAAATCCATGCCATCTTTGTCTCCTAGGACGACATGCAGATCCGAGTTTTCAACTACAACACATTGGAGCGGGTGCACATGTTCGAGGCACATTCAGATTACATCCGCTGCTTCGCCGTGCATCCGACTCAGCCCTACATCCTTACTAGCAgtggtatgtatgtgtatatgtctaTAGTTACAGTATTTATGTAAATACTACAGTGTAAATGTTTGACATGgtcaaactctgtgtgtgtgttcagatgaTATGCTCATTAAGCTGTGGGACTGGGAGAAGAAATGGACGTGCAGTCAGGTGTTTGAGGGCCACACACACTATGTCATGCAGATTGTCATCAACCCTAAAGACAACAACCAGTTTGCGAGTGCATCACTGGACAGAACCATCAAGGTGATTTTGTACCCAAGAACTCCTGATTTTGACATTCTGAAGCCCAAAGCCTTGATATCCTGATATGTTTTCTTGATCCATTTAATTTAGTAGGACTTCTGTAAAAGTAGTGGAGAAATATTCAATTAAATGAAATCTGTCTTGTCTGGATGTGACCCTTAATGCTTGTGAGCCATTGGGGTATTGAGACATTCTTTTTCTCCCCCTGTGATATTTAAGGTGTGGCAACTGGGTTCCTCGTCACCCAACTTCACTCTGGAGGGACACGAGAAAGGCGTGAACTGCATTGATTATTACAGCGGCGGAGATAAGCCGTATCTCATTTCAGGTGCTGACGACAGGTTGGTGAAGATCTGGGACTATCAGGTGagtgcctttctctctctctctctctctctctctctctctctctctctctctctctctctctctctctctcctgtatcAAGCTCATGCCTCTCCCGGTTCTATCATCTTTATCTCCTTAGAATAAGACGTGTGTGCAAACACTAGAGGGTCACGCCCAGAACGTATCCTGCGTCAGCTTCCACCCCGAGCTGCCGATCATCGTTACAGGATCCGAGGATGGTACGGTTGCAAATAATAGTCATGTTTAAACTGTGGGATGtgttagctcagtggttaaggtgtttgactactgataggaaggtcattggttcgaatcccaggttcaccaagttgccactgtagggcccctgagcaaggcccttaaccctcaattggtcaggtgtataaactgaaatgaagaaaaatgtaagtcactctggataagagtgtctgctaaatgctgtaaatttaaaacaATCACTTATAAGAATGAACAAGAAATACATTGTTATTTAGATCCCTTCTGTTTACCTGTGTTTAGGTACTGTACGTATCTGGCACTCCAGCACCTACCGCCTGGAGAACACGCTGAACTACGGCATGGAGAgggtgtggtgcgtgtgtggcCTGCGCGGTTCCAACAACATCGCGCTTGGTTATGATGAGGGCAGCATTATTATTAAGGTAATACACAAGACATGAAGGTGTCATACTAGTATAAtatcttaaaggcagggtctccgatttttgcgaaatgcttcagaaaactgggtcgggtttttttttaaacaaaaatcaaaacaaacgagcagaaaggggcgggtcttgtcaatatgtggcggagcaagtgttcagtgcacatgtgtgacattagcagaaagcggttttaacattgacatggagaataaaaacaaagaaagaaagcaaagaaaggcttactgTAAGGCAAGACGtaggagagaactgaaggagcaggaagttggtcacatattcacagattggagtttcccgagtcaataactcctgagctaaacgctgttactacacaaataacacctcttttctatcgtagtaatgtagagaggcagctacaaccgcgttttgtgtagtaacagcgtttagctcaggagttattgactcgggaatctccaatctgtgaatatgtggccgactttacttaagacgccgaggcgcttttttccttctcgataggtgagtaacgttggttttgctttgttacacagaactaatatatgcctttgtcctttacatgattatgcttgtgtgccatttttgcttgtttgtttatctgcaatcgtattgttcttcccttcagctatgatacacatttctttccattagttgcctgggttacgcgtgtgtgtggggcggagctatcaatacaggggtgggacccattttggttaggggcgtgttttgttttggtgatttcaaatgtcggcattggctttcaaaaaccagagaccccacctttaatgtgtcCTTTGTACTGTTACTATCcttatttttggtttatttattttttttgcccccTTTAGCTTGGTCGTGAGGAGCCCGCCATGTCCATGGACACGAACGGTAAGATTATCTGGGCAAAGCATTCGGAGGTACAGCAGGCGAACCTGAAGGCCATGGGAGACACGGAGATTAAAGACGGAGAGAGGCTGCCACTAGCTGTCAAAGACATGGGCAGTTGTGAAATCTACCCGCAGACTATTCAGCACAACCCTAACGGAAGGTCAGTTtgtacatcatcacacacattttctaagcaatgttataataatttttttttaattaaactgtaGGACCAATTAATGTCTGTCACCATAATGTTGCCAGATTTGTGGTGGTATGCGGAGACGGAGAATACATCATCTACACAGCCATGGCTCTGAGGAACAAGAGCTTCGGTTCGGCGCAGGAGTTTGTCTGGGCCCATGATTCTTCTGAGTAAGTTTTCTTTTTATCCtgctcacattaacacacagacTCAGGAAGTATGATATGATGAGTGCATACAGATTATACCCGACCACTGTTTCACTTTTCCCATCTCATTTACCGACAAGAAGTGTGTTTACTCAACGCTTTGAGAGTCTGCGTCATTAATTCTACATAGCAATGAAATGCAACAAAATTATACCCCTTtggattacattatttatagcaTCAAAACAATTCGTCTTCATTTATCCAGACTTTTCTAAACGGAATTGTGTAAAAAGGTCAAGTGTAAGAAATCTTGCTCTTATACACAGGTATGCAATCCGAGAGAGCAGCAGCGTGGTGAAAATCTTCAAGAACTTTAAGGAGAAGAAGTCCTTCAAGCCTGACTTTGGAGCAGAGGGTAAGATTCAGGAAAGTTCTGGGTTAAGTAACATTTCAGTGAATATACATGTTAAttgaatttatgttttttttcttcctgtcagGTATCTATGGCGGCTTTCTGCTGGGTGTCAGGTCCGTAAACGGTTTGGCTTTCTACGACTGGGAAAATACGGAGCTGATACGGCGCATCGAAATCCAGCCCAAACATGTAGATCTTGCATCTTACCATTTTTAAGTATCAAATACTTCACTATACGCAGCTCAGCATTCCAGCTTCAGACATGATCAGAATTTTCTCATGTGCATGTTTAGATCTTCTGGTCAGACTCTGGAGAGCTGGTGTGCATCGCCACAGAGGAGTCGTTCTTCATCCTGCGCTACATGGCAGACAAAGTGGCTGCGTCACAAGAGTCCAATGAAGGGGTTACTGAAGATGGCATTGAGGATGCTTTTGAGGTTtcctattcatttttttctatattattaAAAACTTGTTGTTTCAAATGAATGATGCACCAAGCTTATTTTTGTTGCTCGTATGGCAGGGTACTATTATATCAAGAATGCTAattgctctttgtgtgtgtaggtccaAGGTGAGATACAGGAGATTGTAAAAACAGGTCTGTGGGTGGGAGACTGCTTCATCTACACCAGCTCTGTCAACCGGCTGAACTACTTTGTTGGAGGAGAGATCGTCACCATTGCTCACCTGGATAGGTGCGTTTCAACAGACGTTTCATTCTATCCTCTTAAACGTTGTAGGAGCAGAAAGTTTTCAGtactctccttttctctttgcACTTAATAAACGAAGcctctgatctcctcaggaccATGTACCTGCTGGGCTACATCCCTAAAGATGACCGCCTGTACCTGGGTGACAAGGAGCTGAACATCGTCAGTTACTCGCTGCTGGTGTCAGTGTTGGAGTACCAGACGGCCGTCATGCGGCGCGACTTCTCTATGGCCGACAAAGTGCTCCCCACAATTCCAAAAGAGCAGAGGACCAGGGTGGCCCACTTCCTAGAGAAGCAGGTGTGAATTCACATATGTGCTGCCTGTAATAACTTGGTTCtcatctaaaaacaaaaaaagggctTGGTTTCACTCACGTTTCATTTTTGTAGGGTTTCAAACAGCAAGCACTGGCTGTGTCCACTGACCCAGAGCACAGGTTTGAGCTGGCTCTACAACTAGGGGAACTGAAGATTGGCTACCAGCTAGCAGTAGAAGCAGAGGTAAGACCTTCAGGGtagaccaataaaaaaaatatatgtttatggGCAGAGTtagatgatgtatttatttctcgTTTATAGTCTGAGCAAAAGTGGAAGCAGCTGGCAGAGCTGGCTATCAGTAAGTGCCAGTTTGGCTTGGCACAGGAGTGCCTTCATCACGCCCAGGACTATGGAGGCCTGCTGCTCTTGGCTACAGCCTCTGGCAATGGTGCTATGGTGAGCAAACTGGCTGAGGGTGCTGAACGTGACGGCAAGAACAACGTTGCCTTCATGACCTACTTCTTGCAGgggaagtgagtgtgtgttttttcgcACGAATAGCTACATTTGAAGGTCATGCATTGAAGCATTTTCATATAAAGTCCTAGATATTTAGTCATTGTAATTCTTTAGCACaattatatttgatttattatgtttatgtttattttaaattatgagattatttatttttactctatAGTTCTCTAAGAAAGTCATCTTCTAGACACTCTGCTCTACAGGCCACGCTAGATCATGTGGACTGAGCTTTACGAACATCTGAACTTTACAAACTTCTATGTACGTTAAATGTCTCTGCCCTAAGGTTGGACCAGTGTCTGGAACTTCTGATTAGGACCAACCGCTTGCCTGAGGCCGCCTTCCTTGCTCGCACCTACCTTCCCAGCCAAGTGTCCAGGTTCCTCCTCTTGCTCACTTCTTAACACCATACACAGCATTAATATACTATTGGTTTGGAACTTAATTATGAAAATGGGAGAGCTGGAGGATTTAATAGCATTGTACAATATGTTCTTGATATCCCAAAACTTTGGatgccttctttctctctttccaaCACATTGCTGCCAACTAGTGGCCAATCTAATCTTTACCATTTTAGAGTTATGCATCAGGCAGTGAAGATTCAACCATAGTGATCACATTTAGATACTTTGAAGGATTGCATGAATATGCGGGTTGTTGTTTTATGCTACCAGAGTGGTAAAGCTGTGGAGAGAGAGCCTGGCAAAGGTTAACCAGAAAGCCGCAGAGTCGCTGGCCGACCCCACCGAATACGAGAACCTGTTCCCTGGGCTGAAAGAGGCTTTCGTGGCTGAGCAGTACCTAAGAGAGACCTGCTTGGGAAATAGCAGACCGGCCACTGATTATCCACTGGTCACGGTTAgacagcttcacacacactgccttcATAGTAGCCATCTTTACCTGTTAATGAAtcaacttctgaccaatcataaTCGAGCATTAAACGCATTGTggtctaaaataataataatatgtaatggCTGAGAACCTATTATTTGATCTCACTTAAAAGCAAGATTTATACAGTTCTGTTACTCTCTGGTTCCTTGTCTGTTTAGGCCAATGAGGAGCGGAACGTGCTAGAAGAAGCGAGTAGTTATGATCCCAAAAGCATACTTCACACCAATACAAAGGTATGTTGACACAATTgcacaaatatttcatttacattttttgctgGTCTGCGCCCTATGGAAAATATGGCACTATTACAAATGTATGAGACACTTTGTTGTTACATAAAGGATATTTTTCTGAAGCTAAATCCTGATTCCGTTTATTGTGAATTGTATTTCTTGCACATTTTCCCACACTTAAGATGTTTTCTCAGCTCTTTCTGATTTATAGTGTTGCATTCCAGATGTAAGAGTTGGATATAAACTcggtgtgcatttgtgtgttttcacagcAGGCTGCTGACCCTGaggaagctacagaagaagctGAACCTGTACCCACAGTCACGGCTACTCCTGTAGCTGCACC
Encoded proteins:
- the LOC113644037 gene encoding retinol-binding protein 2-like, which produces MPIDFSGTWVLEKNENFEDYMKILNIDLVTRKIAIHLSQTKVIILDGDKLTINTLSTFRNYEMTLTIGEEFDEYTKGLDNRMLKTLVSWQGETLVCTQKGEKANRGWKHWIEGDKLHLELYCEDVVCHQVFGRKQ
- the copb2 gene encoding coatomer subunit beta' isoform X1, which encodes MPLRLDIKRKLTARSDRVKSVDLHPTEPWMLASLYNGSVCVWNHETQTLVKTFEVCDVPVRAAKFVARKNWVITGADDMQIRVFNYNTLERVHMFEAHSDYIRCFAVHPTQPYILTSSDDMLIKLWDWEKKWTCSQVFEGHTHYVMQIVINPKDNNQFASASLDRTIKVWQLGSSSPNFTLEGHEKGVNCIDYYSGGDKPYLISGADDRLVKIWDYQNKTCVQTLEGHAQNVSCVSFHPELPIIVTGSEDGTVRIWHSSTYRLENTLNYGMERVWCVCGLRGSNNIALGYDEGSIIIKLGREEPAMSMDTNGKIIWAKHSEVQQANLKAMGDTEIKDGERLPLAVKDMGSCEIYPQTIQHNPNGRFVVVCGDGEYIIYTAMALRNKSFGSAQEFVWAHDSSEYAIRESSSVVKIFKNFKEKKSFKPDFGAEGIYGGFLLGVRSVNGLAFYDWENTELIRRIEIQPKHIFWSDSGELVCIATEESFFILRYMADKVAASQESNEGVTEDGIEDAFEVQGEIQEIVKTGLWVGDCFIYTSSVNRLNYFVGGEIVTIAHLDRTMYLLGYIPKDDRLYLGDKELNIVSYSLLVSVLEYQTAVMRRDFSMADKVLPTIPKEQRTRVAHFLEKQGFKQQALAVSTDPEHRFELALQLGELKIGYQLAVEAESEQKWKQLAELAISKCQFGLAQECLHHAQDYGGLLLLATASGNGAMVSKLAEGAERDGKNNVAFMTYFLQGKLDQCLELLIRTNRLPEAAFLARTYLPSQVSRVVKLWRESLAKVNQKAAESLADPTEYENLFPGLKEAFVAEQYLRETCLGNSRPATDYPLVTANEERNVLEEASSYDPKSILHTNTKQAADPEEATEEAEPVPTVTATPVAAPVASVAPPKPEPVKKEMDDMTMFREKTLEELEDDLDNLDLDDIDTTDVNLDDDFLDD
- the copb2 gene encoding coatomer subunit beta' isoform X2 encodes the protein MPLRLDIKRKLTARSDRVKSVDLHPTEPWMLASLYNGSVCVWNHETQTLVKTFEVCDVPVRAAKFVARKNWVITGADDMQIRVFNYNTLERVHMFEAHSDYIRCFAVHPTQPYILTSSDDMLIKLWDWEKKWTCSQVFEGHTHYVMQIVINPKDNNQFASASLDRTIKVWQLGSSSPNFTLEGHEKGVNCIDYYSGGDKPYLISGADDRLVKIWDYQNKTCVQTLEGHAQNVSCVSFHPELPIIVTGSEDGTVRIWHSSTYRLENTLNYGMERVWCVCGLRGSNNIALGYDEGSIIIKLGREEPAMSMDTNGKIIWAKHSEVQQANLKAMGDTEIKDGERLPLAVKDMGSCEIYPQTIQHNPNGRFVVVCGDGEYIIYTAMALRNKSFGSAQEFVWAHDSSEYAIRESSSVVKIFKNFKEKKSFKPDFGAEGIYGGFLLGVRSVNGLAFYDWENTELIRRIEIQPKHIFWSDSGELVCIATEESFFILRYMADKVAASQESNEGVTEDGIEDAFEVQGEIQEIVKTGLWVGDCFIYTSSVNRLNYFVGGEIVTIAHLDRTMYLLGYIPKDDRLYLGDKELNIVSYSLLVSVLEYQTAVMRRDFSMADKVLPTIPKEQRTRVAHFLEKQGFKQQALAVSTDPEHRFELALQLGELKIGYQLAVEAESEQKWKQLAELAISKCQFGLAQECLHHAQDYGGLLLLATASGNGAMVSKLAEGAERDGKNNVAFMTYFLQGKLDQCLELLIRTNRLPEAAFLARTYLPSQVSRVVKLWRESLAKVNQKAAESLADPTEYENLFPGLKEAFVAEQYLRETCLGNSRPATDYPLVTANEERNVLEEASSYDPKSILHTNTKAADPEEATEEAEPVPTVTATPVAAPVASVAPPKPEPVKKEMDDMTMFREKTLEELEDDLDNLDLDDIDTTDVNLDDDFLDD